A DNA window from Methanocella sp. contains the following coding sequences:
- a CDS encoding DUF356 domain-containing protein encodes MESFAVIRADDPVKLNTAISDLQRHGGLTFAVSPRELTPNAADKILVDVMKVPLKKQCKSAALVALSDDAGVAIDVLGRIHPPAHVIIVSSRHEIYPRINDCIKKLPELKDYVTPVIQRKV; translated from the coding sequence ATGGAATCTTTTGCTGTAATTCGGGCCGATGACCCGGTAAAACTAAACACAGCGATCTCAGACCTGCAGAGGCATGGGGGGTTGACGTTCGCAGTGAGTCCCAGGGAGCTGACTCCGAACGCCGCGGATAAGATACTGGTCGATGTCATGAAGGTGCCGCTGAAAAAGCAGTGTAAGTCGGCGGCGCTCGTGGCATTAAGCGACGATGCCGGTGTCGCCATCGACGTTTTAGGCAGGATACATCCCCCGGCGCACGTGATCATCGTAAGCTCCAGGCACGAAATTTACCCTCGCATTAACGATTGCATTAAGAAGCTGCCCGAGCTAAAGGATTACGTCACTCCGGTCATTCAGCGAAAAGTCTAA
- a CDS encoding L-threonylcarbamoyladenylate synthase — translation MLVGNDIGHAAGIVKNGGVIAYPTETVYGVGALATDVGALEKVYRIKSRPLSQPLSIAVSSMEMLRSVAKVECEDFILKFLPGPVTVILKKNRALPDILTARSKYVGIRWPDNKMALDLIGQTGPIVSTSANLHGEKDPVRAEEVTIPVDYVLDGGPCKYGAPSTVVDLHEFTIVRKGIMYEDVRRYMYGCGCATED, via the coding sequence ATGCTTGTCGGGAATGATATCGGCCATGCAGCCGGTATTGTAAAGAACGGGGGAGTAATTGCTTATCCCACGGAGACCGTCTACGGTGTCGGTGCCCTGGCGACGGACGTGGGCGCCCTGGAGAAGGTCTACCGCATTAAGAGCCGGCCGTTGAGCCAGCCGCTTTCCATCGCCGTATCGAGCATGGAGATGCTCAGGAGCGTGGCAAAGGTGGAGTGCGAGGATTTTATCCTTAAGTTTTTACCAGGCCCCGTCACGGTAATTCTTAAAAAGAATAGGGCTTTACCCGACATCCTGACAGCCCGCTCGAAGTACGTGGGCATACGGTGGCCGGACAATAAGATGGCGCTGGACCTCATAGGCCAGACGGGGCCGATCGTGTCTACCAGTGCCAACCTGCACGGGGAAAAGGACCCGGTCCGGGCCGAAGAGGTAACGATACCCGTGGATTACGTGCTCGACGGCGGGCCCTGTAAATATGGCGCCCCGTCGACGGTCGTGGACCTGCACGAGTTTACCATCGTGCGAAAGGGCATCATGTACGAGGATGTGCGGCGCTATATGTACGGGTGCG
- a CDS encoding proteasome-activating nucleotidase, translating to MADGSGIDIQEDVPVSDFSKYLLDRVRQLEERNVRLKEEYRKIELEKKSVENKKVQYERENRKLTAELDRLKTPPLLVGTVIDVMANNKLVIKSSSGPKFVVNSSQFINSKDIYPGAKVALNQQSLAVIEVLPPVKDPMVLGMEVLEAPDIDYQNIGGLEDQINEIRETVELPLLKPELFEKVGISPPKGVLLYGPPGTGKTLLAKAVAHSTKASFIRIIGSELVQKYIGEGARMVRELFELAKEKSPSIIFIDEIDSIGAKRLDSITSGDREVQRTLVQLLAEMDGFDPRGNVRILAATNRPDILDPALLRPGRFDRIIKVPMPNADARTEILKIHARKMNLAGDVNLKKIGQMTDDTSGADLSAIVMEAGMYAIRASRDVVTNEDFTQAMQKVLGERNKNLTEMNMTVFA from the coding sequence ATGGCTGACGGATCGGGCATAGATATTCAGGAAGACGTGCCAGTAAGCGATTTTTCCAAGTACCTCCTGGACAGGGTACGACAGCTCGAGGAGCGGAACGTCCGATTAAAGGAGGAATACCGGAAAATAGAGCTGGAGAAGAAATCCGTCGAGAACAAGAAGGTCCAGTACGAGCGGGAGAACCGAAAGCTCACTGCCGAGCTCGACCGGCTTAAGACCCCGCCGCTGCTGGTCGGGACTGTTATAGACGTGATGGCGAACAATAAGCTGGTCATCAAATCGTCCAGCGGGCCGAAATTCGTCGTCAACTCTTCTCAATTCATTAACTCGAAGGATATTTACCCGGGAGCGAAGGTGGCGCTAAACCAGCAGTCGCTCGCGGTCATCGAGGTGCTCCCGCCAGTGAAGGACCCGATGGTCCTGGGCATGGAGGTCCTCGAGGCGCCGGACATCGACTACCAGAATATCGGAGGCCTGGAAGACCAGATCAACGAGATCCGGGAGACGGTGGAGCTGCCACTGCTGAAGCCGGAGCTGTTCGAGAAGGTCGGCATCTCGCCGCCCAAGGGCGTGCTACTCTATGGCCCGCCTGGAACGGGGAAGACGCTGCTCGCGAAGGCCGTGGCCCACAGCACAAAGGCCTCGTTTATCCGTATCATCGGCTCCGAGCTCGTGCAAAAGTACATCGGCGAGGGAGCCCGCATGGTGCGCGAGCTTTTCGAGCTGGCCAAGGAAAAGTCGCCATCGATCATTTTCATAGACGAGATCGACTCAATAGGCGCGAAGCGCCTCGACAGCATTACCTCGGGCGACCGTGAAGTACAGCGTACCCTGGTGCAGCTGCTGGCCGAGATGGACGGCTTCGACCCGAGAGGCAACGTGCGCATTCTGGCGGCCACGAACCGTCCGGACATCCTGGACCCCGCGCTCCTGAGGCCGGGCCGGTTCGACCGCATCATCAAGGTGCCGATGCCCAACGCCGATGCGAGGACTGAGATCCTCAAGATCCACGCCCGGAAGATGAACCTCGCGGGCGACGTGAACCTAAAGAAGATCGGCCAGATGACCGACGACACCAGCGGCGCCGACCTGTCGGCGATCGTCATGGAAGCCGGCATGTACGCTATCCGGGCCAGCCGTGACGTCGTGACGAACGAGGACTTCACGCAGGCCATGCAAAAGGTGCTCGGCGAGCGCAACAAGAACCTGACTGAGATGAACATGACGGTGTTCGCCTGA